One genomic segment of Marinitoga sp. 38H-ov includes these proteins:
- a CDS encoding alpha-amylase family glycosyl hydrolase, with product MVFYELFVRSFYDSNNDGIGDLKGLTMKLDYLKELGVEGIWLLPIMQSAAFHGYTVIDFYSINPSYGNIDDFKELIQEAHNRNIKIILDIPINHTSVKCEWFQKAVNGDEKYKNYYVWANEKTNLKEKRHWDDSLIWFKYKNKYFYGLFGSSSPDLNFENKELWNEIKNIFKFWLDLGVDGFRLDAAKHIFDYDIENMKFKYQHEKNIEFWNEMVNYIKNINKNAIIISEIWDSPEIVKKYHGIFDVEFNFPFSYYIKDTIKYHDPRILVQGINETLHHYISGSIKSISGNFFTNHDMERLMTTFNEDINMSKMAFNILMTLPGYPFIYYGDEIGMRGKIIDVNYTEDSQEPMQWYESGFGPGQTEWKGCKFNPPYNFISVEEQEKIKQSILNHVKDLISFRKENKWLENSLISNLFNDRFTISYILKSHNKEIKVYHNIKPQKTKVKKETYKSYKIYGQGIIKDNYIVLEGFSSIILEK from the coding sequence ATGGTATTTTATGAACTATTTGTAAGATCTTTTTATGATTCAAATAATGATGGAATTGGAGATTTAAAAGGACTCACAATGAAATTAGATTATTTAAAAGAATTAGGAGTAGAAGGTATTTGGTTGTTACCAATTATGCAATCGGCTGCATTCCATGGTTATACAGTTATCGATTTTTATTCTATAAATCCATCTTATGGAAATATCGATGATTTTAAAGAATTAATCCAAGAAGCACATAATAGAAACATAAAAATAATATTGGATATACCAATTAACCATACTTCTGTAAAATGTGAGTGGTTTCAAAAAGCTGTAAATGGAGACGAGAAATACAAAAACTATTATGTATGGGCAAATGAAAAAACTAATTTAAAAGAAAAAAGACATTGGGACGATAGTTTGATATGGTTCAAATATAAAAACAAATATTTTTATGGATTATTTGGATCATCATCTCCTGATTTAAATTTTGAAAATAAAGAATTATGGAATGAAATAAAAAATATTTTTAAATTCTGGTTAGATTTAGGAGTTGATGGATTTAGATTAGATGCTGCAAAACATATTTTTGACTATGATATAGAAAATATGAAATTTAAATATCAACATGAAAAAAACATTGAATTTTGGAATGAAATGGTTAATTATATAAAAAATATTAATAAAAACGCTATAATAATTAGTGAAATATGGGATTCTCCAGAAATTGTTAAAAAATATCATGGAATTTTTGATGTTGAATTTAACTTTCCATTTTCATATTATATAAAAGATACAATTAAATATCATGATCCAAGAATATTAGTTCAAGGAATTAATGAAACACTACATCATTATATATCAGGTAGTATTAAATCCATATCAGGAAATTTCTTTACAAATCATGATATGGAAAGATTAATGACAACTTTTAACGAAGATATAAATATGTCTAAAATGGCTTTTAATATTTTAATGACTTTACCAGGTTATCCATTTATATATTATGGTGATGAAATCGGTATGCGTGGGAAAATAATTGATGTGAATTATACAGAAGACTCCCAAGAACCCATGCAATGGTATGAATCTGGATTTGGCCCCGGACAAACAGAATGGAAAGGTTGCAAATTTAATCCTCCATATAATTTTATCTCAGTTGAAGAACAAGAAAAAATTAAGCAATCGATATTAAATCATGTCAAGGATCTTATTTCTTTTAGAAAAGAAAATAAATGGTTAGAAAATTCTCTTATTTCAAACTTATTTAATGATAGATTTACAATTAGTTATATTTTAAAATCACACAATAAAGAAATAAAAGTTTATCATAATATTAAACCACAGAAAACAAAAGTAAAGAAAGAAACATATAAATCATATAAAATATATGGACAAGGAATAATTAAAGATAATTATATAGTATTAGAAGGTTTTTCTTCTATTATTCTTGAAAAATAA
- a CDS encoding transglycosylase SLT domain-containing protein: MLIFITIINFGETKSYNLTSETNLKLFLTDFMNKEYKLTTGNELKPDRRVLLAESILIASKEFQISPILIAAIIDTETNFRNVIGKYGEIGYMQIRPETAKYIIEMYIDIFKKYDYYKLDLNWIKDRLLYDPKYNILVGTAYLNYLRELHGDITHAIGWYNGGGNSYYLDKVVYKIAQITIEYPII, encoded by the coding sequence TTGTTAATTTTTATTACTATAATTAATTTTGGTGAAACAAAAAGTTATAATTTAACTAGCGAAACAAATTTAAAATTATTTTTAACAGATTTTATGAATAAGGAATATAAATTAACGACTGGAAATGAGCTAAAACCAGATAGAAGAGTTTTGCTAGCAGAATCTATTTTAATTGCATCTAAAGAATTTCAAATATCTCCAATTTTAATAGCAGCTATTATTGATACTGAAACTAATTTTAGAAATGTTATTGGAAAATACGGAGAAATTGGATATATGCAAATTCGTCCTGAGACAGCAAAATATATTATAGAAATGTATATAGATATTTTCAAAAAATATGATTATTATAAATTAGATTTAAACTGGATTAAAGATAGATTGTTATACGATCCTAAATATAATATATTAGTAGGAACAGCATATTTAAATTATTTAAGAGAACTTCATGGAGATATAACTCATGCAATAGGATGGTATAATGGCGGTGGAAACTCTTATTATTTAGATAAAGTAGTATATAAAATTGCTCAAATAACTATAGAATATCCAATAATTTAG
- a CDS encoding glycerate kinase: MLKNDLLKIINYTIDSVLPENSVRKNIKKMNILNEKIFLLSIGKAAWRMAKAAKEELKENIKSGIVITKYNHNLGDIDSLEIYEAGHPIPDENSIKATKRVLEIINSLEDDFIILFLISGGGSSLFELPEDNISLDEIQYITHQLLRSGANINEINAIRKRLSKVKGGKFANLVYPKKIKALVLSDVLGDKLESIASGPAYKDINSSKKIEDIIKKYNINVNNSIKKVLFKEPPKNIVNAQHIIIGSVKIACEKAFEKAKDLGYNALLLTTSLSCEAKEAGKFFANIALEELKYNNPIKKPCAIIAGGETIVNVKGNGLGGRNQELSYSFALEVEGLKNIAFASVGTDGTDGPTDAAGGIVDGFTSIKLKTKGLDPYIFLENNDTYNALEEAGDLLKIGPTGTNVNDIIILLVGGN, from the coding sequence ATTTTAAAAAACGATTTATTAAAAATAATTAATTATACAATAGATTCAGTATTACCTGAAAATTCTGTAAGAAAAAATATTAAAAAAATGAATATTTTAAATGAAAAAATATTTTTACTTTCTATTGGAAAAGCTGCATGGCGAATGGCTAAAGCAGCAAAAGAAGAATTAAAAGAAAATATTAAGTCGGGTATAGTAATAACAAAATACAATCATAACTTAGGGGATATTGATAGTTTAGAAATTTATGAAGCTGGTCATCCTATTCCAGATGAAAATTCTATTAAAGCTACAAAAAGGGTTTTAGAAATTATAAATAGTTTAGAAGATGATTTTATTATATTATTTTTAATTTCTGGTGGTGGCTCATCATTATTTGAATTACCAGAAGACAATATTTCTCTAGATGAAATCCAATATATTACACATCAATTATTAAGATCTGGAGCTAATATAAATGAAATTAATGCAATACGTAAGCGATTATCAAAAGTAAAAGGTGGTAAGTTTGCAAATTTAGTATATCCAAAAAAAATAAAAGCATTAGTTCTGTCTGATGTTTTAGGGGATAAATTAGAATCCATAGCTTCAGGTCCTGCATATAAAGATATAAATTCATCAAAAAAAATTGAAGATATTATAAAAAAATATAATATTAATGTAAATAATAGTATTAAAAAAGTATTATTCAAAGAACCCCCTAAAAATATCGTTAATGCACAACATATAATAATTGGAAGTGTTAAGATTGCTTGTGAAAAGGCCTTTGAAAAAGCAAAAGATTTAGGTTATAATGCATTATTATTAACAACATCGTTAAGTTGTGAAGCAAAAGAAGCTGGCAAATTTTTTGCAAATATAGCACTAGAAGAACTAAAATATAACAATCCAATAAAAAAACCATGTGCTATTATTGCTGGTGGAGAAACAATTGTAAATGTTAAAGGAAATGGTTTAGGCGGAAGAAATCAAGAACTATCTTACTCTTTTGCGTTAGAAGTAGAGGGATTAAAAAATATTGCTTTTGCATCAGTTGGAACTGATGGTACAGATGGACCTACAGATGCCGCTGGAGGAATAGTTGATGGTTTTACCTCAATTAAATTAAAAACAAAAGGCTTAGATCCATATATTTTTCTTGAAAATAATGACACATATAATGCTCTTGAAGAAGCTGGAGATTTATTAAAAATTGGTCCTACAGGAACAAATGTTAATGATATTATAATATTATTAGTAGGAGGTAATTAA
- a CDS encoding DsrE family protein: MDKLAVLWTTENEETFSKMIFPYVYNSKKKGWFDEVVLIIWGPSQLKAIEKFSDDIKKLIDINVIVEACKWCSDQYNISNELEELGINVRYTGEPLTHYLKNNYKVLSI, translated from the coding sequence ATGGATAAATTAGCCGTTCTTTGGACAACTGAAAATGAGGAAACTTTTTCAAAAATGATTTTTCCATATGTATATAATTCTAAGAAAAAAGGTTGGTTTGATGAAGTAGTTCTTATAATTTGGGGGCCTTCACAACTAAAAGCTATTGAGAAATTTAGCGATGATATAAAAAAACTTATAGACATAAATGTTATTGTAGAAGCATGTAAATGGTGCAGTGATCAGTATAATATATCTAATGAATTAGAAGAATTAGGAATTAATGTAAGATATACAGGTGAACCGTTAACTCATTACTTAAAAAATAATTATAAAGTTTTAAGTATATAA
- the glgB gene encoding 1,4-alpha-glucan branching protein GlgB, translated as MSSLLNDEMIKIVNAEHHDPFSVLGIHKLSENEIVIRTFHPFAENIEIINLNTKTKRKYLMEKIHPDGLFEKVLKRKTFFKYEFKYTDKMGNTWSSRDPYSFLPMITEYDLYLFNEGNNHKIYEKLGAHPLKIDDVEGTYFAVWAPNAKRVSVVGNFNNWDGRVHQMRVLGSSGVWEIFIPLVREGDLYRFEIKTKDGNILLKSDPYAFFTEFRPNNASIVYNINNKYKWKDKNWIEKRKETNWFEKPISIYEVHLGSWKRKNDNEFLNYRELAHEIADYVKEHNYTHIEILPILEHPLDESWGYQVTGYFSPTSRFGTPEDFMYFVDYMHQNNIGVILDWVPGHFPKDSHGLGKFDGTALYEHMDPRMGEHPDWGTYIFNYGRNEVKNFLISNALYWLDKFHIDGLRVDAVASMLYLDFSRKDGEWVPNIYGGRENLDAIEFLKYFNKITHQYFPGILTIAEESTSWPGITKPIDFDGLGFSMKWNMGWMNDSLRYIERDPLYRKYHQNELTFSMVYAYSENYVLVLSHDEVVHEKGSMINKMPGDYWQKFANLRLFYSYMFAHPGKKLLFMGNDIAQFNEWNCNKSLDWNLLDFESHRKLLKLVTDLNYLYINLPELYELDHSPDGFEWIDFKDEENSVISFIRKGKKDDDLIIAIFNFTPVVRYNYRIGVPREGFYKEILNTDSEIYWGSNVGNQGGVFSEKVPFHGRENSINITLPPLAGIYFKWHKNK; from the coding sequence ATGAGTTCTTTGTTGAACGATGAAATGATAAAAATAGTTAATGCTGAGCATCATGACCCTTTTTCTGTATTAGGAATTCATAAATTAAGTGAAAATGAAATAGTTATTAGAACATTTCATCCATTTGCTGAAAATATAGAAATTATAAATTTAAATACTAAAACAAAAAGAAAATACTTAATGGAGAAAATACACCCTGATGGACTTTTTGAAAAAGTATTAAAAAGAAAAACTTTTTTTAAATATGAATTTAAGTATACTGATAAAATGGGAAATACTTGGAGTTCAAGAGATCCATATAGTTTTTTACCTATGATAACAGAATATGATTTATATTTATTTAATGAAGGCAATAATCATAAAATATATGAAAAATTAGGAGCTCATCCTTTGAAAATAGATGATGTTGAAGGAACATATTTTGCTGTTTGGGCTCCAAATGCTAAAAGGGTTAGTGTAGTTGGGAATTTTAATAATTGGGATGGAAGAGTCCATCAAATGAGAGTACTGGGTTCCTCAGGTGTTTGGGAAATTTTTATTCCACTTGTAAGAGAAGGTGATTTATATAGATTTGAAATAAAAACCAAAGATGGTAATATACTATTAAAATCTGATCCATATGCGTTTTTTACAGAATTTAGACCAAATAACGCATCAATTGTTTATAATATAAATAATAAATATAAATGGAAAGATAAAAATTGGATTGAAAAGAGAAAAGAAACGAATTGGTTTGAAAAACCAATTTCAATTTATGAAGTTCATTTAGGTTCTTGGAAAAGGAAAAATGATAATGAATTTTTAAATTATAGGGAACTAGCTCATGAAATTGCTGACTATGTAAAAGAGCATAATTACACACATATTGAAATATTGCCAATTTTAGAACATCCGCTAGATGAGTCATGGGGGTATCAAGTTACTGGATATTTTTCACCAACTAGCAGATTTGGTACACCAGAAGATTTTATGTATTTTGTAGATTATATGCATCAAAATAATATAGGAGTTATATTAGATTGGGTACCTGGTCACTTTCCTAAAGATTCTCATGGATTAGGTAAATTTGATGGAACTGCATTATATGAGCATATGGACCCAAGAATGGGGGAACACCCGGATTGGGGAACATATATTTTTAATTATGGGAGAAATGAAGTAAAAAACTTTTTAATATCAAATGCATTATATTGGTTAGATAAATTTCATATAGATGGTTTGAGAGTAGATGCTGTAGCTTCTATGCTTTATTTGGATTTTAGTAGAAAAGATGGTGAATGGGTACCTAATATATATGGCGGAAGAGAAAATTTAGATGCTATTGAATTTTTGAAATATTTTAATAAAATAACGCATCAATACTTTCCTGGTATATTAACAATAGCTGAAGAATCTACGTCTTGGCCTGGTATAACAAAACCTATTGATTTTGATGGATTGGGATTTTCTATGAAATGGAATATGGGGTGGATGAATGACTCTTTAAGGTATATAGAAAGAGATCCATTATATAGAAAATATCATCAAAATGAGTTAACTTTTTCTATGGTATATGCATATTCAGAAAACTATGTATTAGTATTATCGCATGATGAGGTTGTTCATGAGAAAGGATCTATGATAAATAAAATGCCTGGTGATTATTGGCAGAAATTTGCTAATTTAAGGTTATTTTATTCATATATGTTTGCACATCCTGGTAAAAAATTATTATTTATGGGAAATGATATTGCTCAATTTAATGAATGGAATTGTAATAAATCATTAGATTGGAATTTATTGGATTTTGAATCTCATAGAAAATTATTAAAATTGGTTACAGATCTTAATTATTTATATATTAATCTTCCGGAGTTATATGAATTAGATCATTCGCCAGATGGATTTGAATGGATAGATTTTAAAGATGAAGAAAATAGTGTTATATCTTTTATTAGAAAAGGTAAAAAAGATGATGATTTAATTATTGCAATTTTCAATTTTACTCCTGTTGTTAGATATAATTATAGGATTGGAGTACCAAGAGAAGGGTTTTATAAAGAAATATTAAATACTGATTCAGAAATATATTGGGGAAGTAATGTTGGAAATCAAGGAGGAGTTTTCTCAGAAAAAGTGCCATTCCACGGTAGAGAAAATTCTATTAATATAACGTTACCTCCCCTAGCAGGAATATATTTTAAATGGCATAAAAATAAATAA